The stretch of DNA CGGAGCGAGACTGTTTAACAAGCGGTAGACCGAAGCCCGCGCCACCTTCAGTTCTCTTGCGATAGCAGTGGCGCCCATTCCCTGTGCAGCAAGAGCCTTTATCCGCTCAGGATCGATGCTCGGTTTGCGGCCCTTGTAGACACCTTCGGCCTTTGCCTTCGCTACGCCTTCCAGTTGCCGCTCTCGCCGTATGGCCGTTTCGAACTCCGCAAAAACCCCAAGCATCTGCAAAAAACAGCGTCCAGCGGCTGTGGACGTATCGACAGGCTGCTCGATCACCTTGAGGGAAACACCCTTCGCTTCGAGCCGCTTCACGATGGCTGCGAGGTCCCCAACTGAACGGGCTAACCGATCGATCCTCGTTACCGTTATAGAGTCCCCAGCCCGCGCGAACTGTATGATTGTTTCCAGTTCGATTCGGCCTTCCAGCTTGGTGCCCGTCTGCGTCTCGGATCGGATGACATCACAACCTGAGTGACGCAAAGCCTCTTGCTGGATGGCCAAGCTCTGTGAT from Methylobacterium sp. PvR107 encodes:
- a CDS encoding recombinase family protein, whose amino-acid sequence is MAIYGYARVSSSSQSLAIQQEALRHSGCDVIRSETQTGTKLEGRIELETIIQFARAGDSITVTRIDRLARSVGDLAAIVKRLEAKGVSLKVIEQPVDTSTAAGRCFLQMLGVFAEFETAIRRERQLEGVAKAKAEGVYKGRKPSIDPERIKALAAQGMGATAIARELKVARASVYRLLNSLAPSHVMPR